In Quercus robur chromosome 10, dhQueRobu3.1, whole genome shotgun sequence, a genomic segment contains:
- the LOC126701740 gene encoding plant cysteine oxidase 3-like isoform X3 — protein sequence MTKNNSKVQALYDHCNNTFTPSTSPSPQASQSICSLLDTLGPADVGLKVELSDDDLEHGNFGINQLDRAERRMCIFCLPTSAVFPLHNHPEMTVFSKVLYGSVHVKAYDWVEPAQIQETKGPSSFPVRLAKLSADKVLTAPCEATVLYPKSGGNLHCLTAVTPCAVLDILSPPYREEPGRKYSYYHDYPYSTFSAGNRAFIETPDGKEEDYAWLAAIETPDDLNICDGKYAGPAIEL from the exons ATGACTAAGAACAACTCCAAAGTTCAGGCTCTCTATGACCACTGCAACAACACCTTCACTCCCTCTACCTCTCCCTCTCCTCAAGCTTCCCAGAGTATCTGTTCTCTTCTGG ACACACTTGGTCCAGCTGATGTTGGGCTTAAAGTGGAACTTTCGGATGATGATCTAGAACATGGAAATTTTGGAATTAACCAACTAGACAGGGCAGAACGACGG atGTGTATATTTTGCCTTCCTACTTCCGCAGTTTTTCCACTCCATAACCATCCTGAGATGACTGTTTTTAGCAAAGTTCTCTATGGCTCTGTGCATGTGAAAGCTTATGATTGGGTTGAGCCTGCCCAAATCCAGGAAACAAAAGGACCTAGTTCCTTTCCAG TAAGATTGGCAAAGTTGTCGGCTGATAAAGTTTTGACAGCACCATGTGAGGCCAcagttttgtacccaaaaagtgGGGGTAATTTGCATTGTTTGACTGCAGTCACCCCTTGTGCTGTACTTGACATCCTCTCACCTCCATACAGAGAAGAACCAGGCAGAAAATATAGCTACTACCATGACTACCCCTACTCTACCTTCT CAGCAGGAAATAGAGCTTTTATAGAAACACCAGATGGGAAAGAAGAGGACTATGCATGGCTTGCAGCGATAGAAACACCAGATGATCTCAATATCTGCGACGGAAAATATGCTGGCCCAGCCATTGAGCTCTAG
- the LOC126701740 gene encoding plant cysteine oxidase 3-like isoform X2, whose translation MTKNNSKVQALYDHCNNTFTPSTSPSPQASQSICSLLDTLGPADVGLKVELSDDDLEHGNFGINQLDRAERRAQPITYLEVYKCHSSTMCIFCLPTSAVFPLHNHPEMTVFSKVLYGSVHVKAYDWVEPAQIQETKGPSSFPVRLAKLSADKVLTAPCEATVLYPKSGGNLHCLTAVTPCAVLDILSPPYREEPGRKYSYYHDYPYSTFSGNRAFIETPDGKEEDYAWLAAIETPDDLNICDGKYAGPAIEL comes from the exons ATGACTAAGAACAACTCCAAAGTTCAGGCTCTCTATGACCACTGCAACAACACCTTCACTCCCTCTACCTCTCCCTCTCCTCAAGCTTCCCAGAGTATCTGTTCTCTTCTGG ACACACTTGGTCCAGCTGATGTTGGGCTTAAAGTGGAACTTTCGGATGATGATCTAGAACATGGAAATTTTGGAATTAACCAACTAGACAGGGCAGAACGACGGGcacaaccaataacttatttgGAAGTATATAAATGTCATAGTTCTACT atGTGTATATTTTGCCTTCCTACTTCCGCAGTTTTTCCACTCCATAACCATCCTGAGATGACTGTTTTTAGCAAAGTTCTCTATGGCTCTGTGCATGTGAAAGCTTATGATTGGGTTGAGCCTGCCCAAATCCAGGAAACAAAAGGACCTAGTTCCTTTCCAG TAAGATTGGCAAAGTTGTCGGCTGATAAAGTTTTGACAGCACCATGTGAGGCCAcagttttgtacccaaaaagtgGGGGTAATTTGCATTGTTTGACTGCAGTCACCCCTTGTGCTGTACTTGACATCCTCTCACCTCCATACAGAGAAGAACCAGGCAGAAAATATAGCTACTACCATGACTACCCCTACTCTACCTTCT CAGGAAATAGAGCTTTTATAGAAACACCAGATGGGAAAGAAGAGGACTATGCATGGCTTGCAGCGATAGAAACACCAGATGATCTCAATATCTGCGACGGAAAATATGCTGGCCCAGCCATTGAGCTCTAG
- the LOC126701740 gene encoding plant cysteine oxidase 3-like isoform X1, translated as MTKNNSKVQALYDHCNNTFTPSTSPSPQASQSICSLLDTLGPADVGLKVELSDDDLEHGNFGINQLDRAERRAQPITYLEVYKCHSSTMCIFCLPTSAVFPLHNHPEMTVFSKVLYGSVHVKAYDWVEPAQIQETKGPSSFPVRLAKLSADKVLTAPCEATVLYPKSGGNLHCLTAVTPCAVLDILSPPYREEPGRKYSYYHDYPYSTFSAGNRAFIETPDGKEEDYAWLAAIETPDDLNICDGKYAGPAIEL; from the exons ATGACTAAGAACAACTCCAAAGTTCAGGCTCTCTATGACCACTGCAACAACACCTTCACTCCCTCTACCTCTCCCTCTCCTCAAGCTTCCCAGAGTATCTGTTCTCTTCTGG ACACACTTGGTCCAGCTGATGTTGGGCTTAAAGTGGAACTTTCGGATGATGATCTAGAACATGGAAATTTTGGAATTAACCAACTAGACAGGGCAGAACGACGGGcacaaccaataacttatttgGAAGTATATAAATGTCATAGTTCTACT atGTGTATATTTTGCCTTCCTACTTCCGCAGTTTTTCCACTCCATAACCATCCTGAGATGACTGTTTTTAGCAAAGTTCTCTATGGCTCTGTGCATGTGAAAGCTTATGATTGGGTTGAGCCTGCCCAAATCCAGGAAACAAAAGGACCTAGTTCCTTTCCAG TAAGATTGGCAAAGTTGTCGGCTGATAAAGTTTTGACAGCACCATGTGAGGCCAcagttttgtacccaaaaagtgGGGGTAATTTGCATTGTTTGACTGCAGTCACCCCTTGTGCTGTACTTGACATCCTCTCACCTCCATACAGAGAAGAACCAGGCAGAAAATATAGCTACTACCATGACTACCCCTACTCTACCTTCT CAGCAGGAAATAGAGCTTTTATAGAAACACCAGATGGGAAAGAAGAGGACTATGCATGGCTTGCAGCGATAGAAACACCAGATGATCTCAATATCTGCGACGGAAAATATGCTGGCCCAGCCATTGAGCTCTAG